The window AACACGAGGATAAAAGGAAGGTTCAAGCCTTAACAACTTGAGCCACTCTTCCTTGTTGGCTTCTTCCCAATCCGGGAAACCCTCTATCCCTCTTTCTCTTTTTAGAATAAGATTGGCTAAGTCTGCCGGATACAAGAGATAAAAAATACGCAATTTATCCGGGAAAGCGGTTGCAACGTAAAATTCAACTTCGTTGAGGCGAAAGGGATTGAGAAGGCCGATTATATAAATAGGGTTATCCCACAAGATCATCGCATTGAATTCCTTTTCTAATTTCTTGGCCGAAGGATGAAAAGCTGAAGGAGGAAGGGGATGATCTCTATCGGTAGGATACAACGGGGGCCAACCGTTACGATGATTAAAGGATTCAGCCCATTTTTCCCATGAAAAAAGGGAGGAATGCCGCAATAAGGCCTTTTCTAGATCAAAAAACCCGTCCGTTTTTTTCCATTCTTTAAGATTTTCAGCGATAACCAGCCGTTCTTTGAGGAGAAATTCTTCTAATTGATTTTGTGCCTCTAAAAAGGTTTTCCTTTGTTCATTTTCTGCATCCGGTGGCGCACAAAGCCTTTTTTCTTTCATCTTGCCTATTAAATAGATGTTTGGTGATTCGGTATGAAGTTTGTGAACCCCCATGAAGTCAATCCTCCGGAGAGGTATAGGGATGGGTTGTATAAGGCTCAAAAGATCAGGTTACCCGCCTTTTTAAGAACGGTATGGGAATGGAAAGAAGATATCGCCGTAGTCAATAGCTGGCTATTGATCCTGTGCTGTTTACAAGCCCTTGGCCTCATTTTTTTGGGGTGTGCTCTTTTTTACAAGATTCACGAACCAACGCGGATGATCGTCGATCTACCCGGTTATGTCATATGGCCAAAGACGGAGATGTTCAAGCTCAGTGAAGACATGATTTTTTCTTTCCTTCACGAAATTGGGAAAGCCCTCTATGAAGTGAGTCCCGGTACTTATAGCCTTTCTAGGGTTGCGGATAGGGTTTCTCCAAGGGTATTAACTGCTTTCAAAGAAGTCTATGTTCCGATGGCGATGAATGCTGCCAGTGGAGAAAGAATCGTATGGAACTTAAGAGAAATACGCCGGTACAACTCTCCAAAGCTTCCCGGCTACTTGATTATCGCGGCGAAATGTGACCGTGCCCGCTATAAAATTCAAAATGGCATGCCCGATGTCACAAGCGAGTCGGTTATCCACCTTTTTTATATTTCTGAAGGGCGAAATACCCCGATGAACCCCCTTGGGTTAATTCTTGAGGGGGTTGAGGAATACCAGGGAGCGGAAGCCGAAAAGATCTGGTCCTTTACCACTCCAATAGTCGGCTCACCCGAGATATTCAAAAAAGAAAACAGCCTTCCTTCTAAGAAAAAACCCGGAGAAAAATGAAAAAAAAAGGATTTCTTCTTTTTCTTCTTTGTTTTCCCTTGGTCCTTTTTAGCCAGCAGGTCGATCCCCTGGATTCGAGAAATGCCCTCAATTCCTCATTCCAAAATGGGAGTTCTAATACTACGGCCCAAGTGACCGAAGAAGATGCCCCCCCAGTGATCATCAATGGGAAAAAGGCTGAAGAACTAACCGATGATGAACTCATCCAATTTCTCCAGCAAAAAGTAAAACAAATTCACCAAGAAGACGGTCAAGTCGAAATCCTGAGGACTTCTCCCGGCTACCCCTTAGCCATTGAATTTTCCGAGCCCATCACGGGTTGGGAACTGGGAGATGGAAAATTAATCCACGTTACAAAACACGGATCTGCCCTCATTTTAAGATCGCTAGATTCCACGGGGGATACTTCCCTTTTGGTTTTTTTCCCGGCCGGCCGGACAAGGATCTATCACATCTTTGTGGAATCCGATTTTCAAAAGGCTTTGAGCCTTATCCGGGTCAGTCCCTTTAGCAAAAATGGTTCTTCTTTTTCATCGCAACTGGTTTCTTTTGCTTCCCAAAACGACGAGGACTTGTCAGCCGTAGGCTATGTCGCCCAGATCATAGCCAACTACGATCTTTTACTCAGAGAAGGTTCGATTAAGCCCATGGATGTTCAAAGGACAGGAATCTTTAGACGATCTAAACTGACGGGATTTGATTATTATTATTTGTACAAGTTTGCTTCCGGCCTTTTAGCCATTTCTTTTGCATGGAAAAATCTTTACCCCTACAAGGTTCGGTTGGATGAATCGACCTTGAGGGTCTCAATTGGACAGAGCCGGTTTATTCCCGACTATGTTTCGTTAAACAAGGTGATACTCGCCCCCGGGGAAATGACAAGTGGGTTTTTGATTATCACCAATCCCCCTTTTTCAGCTGATCAATCCTTTTCCCTTACCTGGAAAGAGCCAAAAAAATGAAGAGATTGTTTAAAAACAAAATCATCCTTCTTCTTTTGTTTCTCTCCTTTGGAGTATTCGTGTATTACCTCAATCCCTTTATTCTCCTTTCAAAAATGATGAGTGCGGTTGTCGGCAGTGCAAGAATTTCCTATTTTAAGGATCGGATCTCTACGCTCGATTTGAGAAAGCAACCGACCAAAAAGCCGACTGTTGATAAAAATGGGGTTGTTGTTCAAAAAGAGGACAAATCTTCCCTCAAAGCCGTCGTTCCCAAGGAAGTTGCCCTGTCCAAAGAAAGGATTTCGGAACCTTCTCTTCCTCCGGCACAAGTGAAAGCCCCTCCTCAATACAAGGAAAAAGAAACCCTCGGTTTCCTTGAACAACCCCCTCCCGATAGAACCGCTCCTGTTCCTAGGGGAATAGTGGACCAGAAAGCCTTGGCAAAAGACTCCCAGTCCGGTGATCAACCGATCATCATAAAATGGGCAAAAAAGAGGTACCTGTTTCGCAACCTTTCCCTTTCGGCCACCGAAACGGCCGGGACAGAAGATAAAGGGGGCTCGGAAGGTCCACTGGCTAATATCGATGTAAATTCTTTTGCACCACAAGGAGAGATGATCGAAGCGGCCTTGGTCAATTCCGCTTTTAGCTCAAATACCGATGTGGACGTGGTTGGGGCGGTATGGCTACCCTTTTATTTTCAAGGAAATCTCTTGCTTGAACCTGGAGATCGGTTGATTGGAACCTCTGGGGGAGGTTCGGCCCTTAGAGATAGGATGATGGTTCACATCGATAAAATTATTTTTAAAGACGGCCGTTCCTTGCCGATTCAAGGCGTAGCCCTCCATACCGATGGGACGGAGGGAATTAAAGGTTATAGGGTTAGCGAATATGGGAAGCAACTTTTGGGCCCAATATTGGCAGCAATGGGACAGGCCTTCCTTTATGCAATGGAATACCAATCCTTTAACTATTACATGTCTCCCTATGGATTAACGCCCTGGGGACTTTACGGACAGCCCGCTTATAATGGCGCCAAGCAAGCCCTTATGTTGGGGGGGATGTATGCAGGGACCAATGCGATGCAACAAGTCATGAATATTCTAGCTCAAGATATCGACCAGTATAAACCTTATGTGTTTGTCCCGGCGGGAACGAGATTCAGGGTTTTTTTGAAAAGCTATATGGATATTTCAAAAGCCGATTATGGAAGATAAAAAATTTCTCAAAACCTTGTAGGCCTTTTATGCAAACAACAAAATTAAAATTTCTTGTTGTCCTGCCTGTTGTTTTTCTCTTTGGTTGCGTTGCCCAGAAGAAAACGGCTTTACCTATTGATCCTGCCCTTATTCAAAACAGCTACGATTATACCAAGCCTTACGATGTATATAACAAGGATAAGCCGGCCTACATCCTTCCCATTGTCAATACAGGTTGGACCAAGGCGAGGGTTGATCCCAAGACCGGACAATGGATTGGAGGGCATTACGTCGGAACGGTGATCGATCCCGGACACTGGGCTACTCTAGAAGAAGCCGAGCTTTCAGGAAAACCTTACCTAAGAGCCGATAATGGGAAAATGGTTGTGCCGAATCCTGCCGAAGATAATCCTCCAAGCCAAGATAAAGGAGTAGAAATTGACCTGGTGAATATGAAAAATAGGCTAGAAAAAGTAGAATCGACTCTTTCCGATTCACTGCCCCCTTCCTCGTACCGAGAAGCGGCCATGGTGAATGCGCTAGAAAAAAAATCGCAAAGTAAAAAAAATACCGTTGTCAGTTTCCCTTCAATGGTCGTCGGCGATCCCGATACGCAAACGATTGTCGCTCCCTCGACGTTTAACGAAGCAAAAACCACTTCTTTTATCACTGTTGGAGAAGAAGAACCCTTTGTCAAAAAAGATAAAGGATCTGAATTTCGGAAAAGCGGTTCTTCTTCGACGACGATCGAAGTCCCCCTAGGTAAACCGGGACAAAATTTTGTCGTTAAAACTCCTAATGGAAATTTTGTGGTCTTGGAATTTTTAGCCAATAGGAAAGTGAAGGTATTATACAAGGGGCATGTTGTGGAAAAGACGGCTCCCCCAGATCAAGATGTCGTGGTGATTTCCGTGCCCCAATAACTTTCTGTCATTTTCTTTTTCTCTTTGGAGAAAGTATGTTGGACAAAGAGGTCGATTGGTTTACCGAATTGATCTCTTCTATAACTTTTGAAGTATCGATTTCTAAAACTTGGCACAGCTGAATGAGAAGGGGAGGAATGTTGGTATAGCTGTTTAAATACAAATCGACAGAAAAGAATAGGTCTAGAAGGATGGCTAATGAATCTTTCTCA is drawn from Methylacidiphilum infernorum V4 and contains these coding sequences:
- a CDS encoding TrbI/VirB10 family protein, which encodes MKRLFKNKIILLLLFLSFGVFVYYLNPFILLSKMMSAVVGSARISYFKDRISTLDLRKQPTKKPTVDKNGVVVQKEDKSSLKAVVPKEVALSKERISEPSLPPAQVKAPPQYKEKETLGFLEQPPPDRTAPVPRGIVDQKALAKDSQSGDQPIIIKWAKKRYLFRNLSLSATETAGTEDKGGSEGPLANIDVNSFAPQGEMIEAALVNSAFSSNTDVDVVGAVWLPFYFQGNLLLEPGDRLIGTSGGGSALRDRMMVHIDKIIFKDGRSLPIQGVALHTDGTEGIKGYRVSEYGKQLLGPILAAMGQAFLYAMEYQSFNYYMSPYGLTPWGLYGQPAYNGAKQALMLGGMYAGTNAMQQVMNILAQDIDQYKPYVFVPAGTRFRVFLKSYMDISKADYGR